A single window of Nicotiana sylvestris chromosome 5, ASM39365v2, whole genome shotgun sequence DNA harbors:
- the LOC138868998 gene encoding uncharacterized protein, whose amino-acid sequence MVKGSRQWHEKLPFALIGYRTTVCTSVGATPYLLVYGTEAIIPTEIEISSLRIVAEAEIDDVEWVKTRLEKLRMIDEKRLAAFYSNQVKKNVKAHYQLPKLQSMVWSVYQKQHNVRWDIGDHWKFIGGMVW is encoded by the exons atggtgaaaggttctaggcagtggcatgaaaagctgccattTGCATTgataggttatcgcactactgtctgtacttcagtaggggccactccttatttgttggtgtatggcacggaggcaatAATACCCACAGAAATTGAAATATCATCCCTTCGtattgtcgctgaggcagaaattgatgacgttgaatgggtcaaaacccgcttggagaaATTACgtatgattgatgaaaagagattggcggca TTTTATTCAAATCAAGTGAAAAAGAAtgtcaaagctcactaccaacttccaaaattgcaaagcatggTTTGGTCAGTGTACCAAAAACAGCATAATGTAAGGTGGGATATAGGGGATCACTGGAAGTTCATTggtggaatggtttggtaa